The Calothrix sp. PCC 7507 DNA segment GAGTAACTTAGAAGATGCGATCGCCCAGCTCACAACTTTGGGTTATCCTCCACCCGGCAAAATTGCGATCGCTTCCCACGGACGAGAAATTTACGCCTATGACCCTGATGGGAATCGGTTGATCTTACATCAGAATGGGGCAGGGAGCAGGGAGCAGGGGGAGTAGGAAAATAACTCTTGACAAATGACCAATGACAAATGAAAAATTATGACTTTAACTCAAAACTATAAATTAAATGTTATCCAATGGTATCCAGGCCATATAGCAAAAGCGGAAAAGAACCTCAAAGAACAGCTAAAACGGGTAGATGTGGTGCTGGAGGTAAGAGATGCGCGTATCCCTTTAGCAACGCACCATCCCCAAATTGAGGAGTGGGTGGGGAGTAAGGCGCGGGTTTTAGTGCTAAATCGAGTAGATATGATTACGCCTCAAATGCGATCGCTGTGGATCAATTGGTTCAAGTTTCAGGGTGAAACAGCCTATTTTACCAACGCTCAACATGGTCAAGGTGTGACTGAAGTCTGCAAAGCCGCTCAAGCTGCTGGGTTAGAACTCAATCAAAGAAGACGCGATCGCGGCATGTTACCCCGTCCAGTCCGTGCTGTGGTGATTGGCTTTCCTAATGTTGGTAAATCAGCTTTAATTAACCGTCTCTTAGGAAAACGAGTAGTAGAAAGTGCAGCTCGTCCTGGAGTGACGCGCCAACTCCGCTGGGTGCGAATTTCCGAACAGTTAGAGTTGCTAGATGCACCTGGAGTCATCCCCCTCAAGTTAGAAGATCAGGGAGCAGCCTTAAAATTAGCTATTTGTGATGATATTGGTGAAGCCGCTTACGATAATCAGCTAGTTGCAGCCGAATTAGTAGACATCCTCAATCATCTCCAGGATGTGGCTACTAAGTTGTTACCACAAAAAATATTAGAGTCCCGCTATCAACTAGACTCAACACCCCATACAGGAGAAGAATACTTACACGCCTTAGCGGAGCATCGCTACAAAGGTGATATTGAGCGCGCCGCCAGGCATCTTTTAACAGATTATCGTAAGGGTTTATTAGGAACTATCCCTTTAGAAATACCGATTTAGTTTTGTGGTGGGCAATGCCCACCCTACAAACCAATGACAAATGACAAATGCCAAATGACTATCTAACGTTTCTCACCAAAAAATTTGGTTGTCCACAGCTTTTTTGGGAACTCTTCACTATTTCTGCACTACAAGCGCCTGGTTTGCCATCTTTAGCGTAGCAAAAGAAAACTTCTTGCAAAAACCTTCCTGAACCAGAACAGTAAGGCGCCATACCATCAGCAGTTAATTTTGGATCAGCACTGACAAATGTATTTTTCAATCCATCGATGGTGGTGCGGAAAGGTTTGCTAGGACGGTTATAAGCCGTAGGAATTGTGACGGAATCTTTTAACTGTTTAGATAATGCTAGGTATTCTTTCGGGGTTTTTCCCGAACAAGTGCCATGTTTTTCCCATTCATGGCCATAAAGCTTATCGCTGGGGTACAAACCTGGAAACTGCTGCTTTACCTGTAGCGGTAATTTTTCACTAGAACAATTAGCTGGATAACCTTTTTGGTATTGCGGCCACAAACCATGTAATACAAAGCCGAGTTTCTTACCAACTTTGCACTGCTGTGGATCGCGATCGCCATTTTTGGCACAATAATCTGGTGACCAAGATAAAGTCAGGACGTAAAAATCAAACTGGC contains these protein-coding regions:
- the ylqF gene encoding ribosome biogenesis GTPase YlqF; this encodes MTLTQNYKLNVIQWYPGHIAKAEKNLKEQLKRVDVVLEVRDARIPLATHHPQIEEWVGSKARVLVLNRVDMITPQMRSLWINWFKFQGETAYFTNAQHGQGVTEVCKAAQAAGLELNQRRRDRGMLPRPVRAVVIGFPNVGKSALINRLLGKRVVESAARPGVTRQLRWVRISEQLELLDAPGVIPLKLEDQGAALKLAICDDIGEAAYDNQLVAAELVDILNHLQDVATKLLPQKILESRYQLDSTPHTGEEYLHALAEHRYKGDIERAARHLLTDYRKGLLGTIPLEIPI
- a CDS encoding ribonuclease T(2) encodes the protein MQIKKILVASSLLIASFAVPNAVSAQNRGTPGQFDFYVLTLSWSPDYCAKNGDRDPQQCKVGKKLGFVLHGLWPQYQKGYPANCSSEKLPLQVKQQFPGLYPSDKLYGHEWEKHGTCSGKTPKEYLALSKQLKDSVTIPTAYNRPSKPFRTTIDGLKNTFVSADPKLTADGMAPYCSGSGRFLQEVFFCYAKDGKPGACSAEIVKSSQKSCGQPNFLVRNVR